A single Phragmites australis chromosome 4, lpPhrAust1.1, whole genome shotgun sequence DNA region contains:
- the LOC133916218 gene encoding transcription factor TGA2.2 isoform X1 yields MADASSRTGTSTVVDTDDKNLRLENGQRAAVMASNSSDRSDRSDKPTDQKVLRRLAQNREAARKSRLRKKAYVQQLESSKLKLASLEQELQKARQQGIFISSSGDQTHAMSGNGALTFDLEYARWQEEQNKQINELRTAINAHASDSNLRLIVDGIMAHYDEIFRQKGVAAKADVFHILSGMWKTPAERCFLWLGGFRSSELLKLLANQLEPLTEQQLLGLSNLQQSSQQAEDALSQGMEALQQSLAETLAGSLGPSGSSGNVANYMGQMAMAMGKLGTLENFLRQADNLRQQTLHQMQRILTIRQAAKALLAIHDYFSRLRALSSLWLARPRE; encoded by the exons ATGGCAGATGCTAGTTCGAGGACTGGCACCTCGACTGTTGTAGACACTGACGATAAGAATCTAAGG TTAGAAAACGGACAGAGGGCAGCTGTCATGGCTTCTAATTCATCTGATCGGTCTGACAGATCTGACAAGCCTACGGATCAAAAG GTCTTAAGGCGGCTTGCCCAAAATCGTGAGGCAGCAAGAAAAAGTCGGCTGAGAAAAAAG GCATATGTGCAGCAGCTAGAGAGCAGTAAGCTAAAACTTGCCAGcctagagcaagagctccagaAAGCTCGACAACAG GGAATCTTCATTTCTAGCTCTGGAGATCAAACTCATGCTATGAGTGGAAATG GAGCTCTGACATTTGATTTAGAATATGCTCGATGGCAAGAGGAGCAAAACAAGCAGATAAATGAGCTGAGGACTGCAATAAATGCTCATGCAAGTGATAGCAACCTCCGTCTTATCGTAGATGGGATAATGGCACATTATGATGAGATATTCAGGCAAAAGGGTGTTGCTGCGAAGGCTGATGTGTTTCATATACTTTCAGGCATGTGGAAAACACCTGCTGAAAGGTGCTTCTTGTGGCTTGGGGGTTTCCGTTCGTCTGAGCTTCTGAAG CTCCTTGCAAATCAGCTTGAGCCTCTAACTGAGCAGCAGTTGTTGGGGCTGTCCAATCTCCAGCAATCCTCCCAGCAGGCTGAGGATGCATTGTCACAAGGAATGGAGGCATTGCAGCAATCCTTGGCAGAAACGTTGGCTGGGTCCCTTGGTCCATCAGGGTCTTCTGGGAACGTGGCAAACTATATGGGTCAAATGGCTATGGCCATGGGCAAACTTGGCACCCTTGAGAATTTCCTTCGTCAG GCTGACAATCTACGACAGCAGACCTTGCATCAAATGCAACGAATTCTGACAATCCGACAAGCTGCTAAGGCACTCCTTGCAATTCATGACTACTTTTCACGTTTGCGTGCCCTGAGCTCTCTTTGGCTTGCAAGGCCACGGGAGTAA
- the LOC133916218 gene encoding transcription factor TGA2.2 isoform X2: MASNSSDRSDRSDKPTDQKVLRRLAQNREAARKSRLRKKAYVQQLESSKLKLASLEQELQKARQQGIFISSSGDQTHAMSGNGALTFDLEYARWQEEQNKQINELRTAINAHASDSNLRLIVDGIMAHYDEIFRQKGVAAKADVFHILSGMWKTPAERCFLWLGGFRSSELLKLLANQLEPLTEQQLLGLSNLQQSSQQAEDALSQGMEALQQSLAETLAGSLGPSGSSGNVANYMGQMAMAMGKLGTLENFLRQADNLRQQTLHQMQRILTIRQAAKALLAIHDYFSRLRALSSLWLARPRE; encoded by the exons ATGGCTTCTAATTCATCTGATCGGTCTGACAGATCTGACAAGCCTACGGATCAAAAG GTCTTAAGGCGGCTTGCCCAAAATCGTGAGGCAGCAAGAAAAAGTCGGCTGAGAAAAAAG GCATATGTGCAGCAGCTAGAGAGCAGTAAGCTAAAACTTGCCAGcctagagcaagagctccagaAAGCTCGACAACAG GGAATCTTCATTTCTAGCTCTGGAGATCAAACTCATGCTATGAGTGGAAATG GAGCTCTGACATTTGATTTAGAATATGCTCGATGGCAAGAGGAGCAAAACAAGCAGATAAATGAGCTGAGGACTGCAATAAATGCTCATGCAAGTGATAGCAACCTCCGTCTTATCGTAGATGGGATAATGGCACATTATGATGAGATATTCAGGCAAAAGGGTGTTGCTGCGAAGGCTGATGTGTTTCATATACTTTCAGGCATGTGGAAAACACCTGCTGAAAGGTGCTTCTTGTGGCTTGGGGGTTTCCGTTCGTCTGAGCTTCTGAAG CTCCTTGCAAATCAGCTTGAGCCTCTAACTGAGCAGCAGTTGTTGGGGCTGTCCAATCTCCAGCAATCCTCCCAGCAGGCTGAGGATGCATTGTCACAAGGAATGGAGGCATTGCAGCAATCCTTGGCAGAAACGTTGGCTGGGTCCCTTGGTCCATCAGGGTCTTCTGGGAACGTGGCAAACTATATGGGTCAAATGGCTATGGCCATGGGCAAACTTGGCACCCTTGAGAATTTCCTTCGTCAG GCTGACAATCTACGACAGCAGACCTTGCATCAAATGCAACGAATTCTGACAATCCGACAAGCTGCTAAGGCACTCCTTGCAATTCATGACTACTTTTCACGTTTGCGTGCCCTGAGCTCTCTTTGGCTTGCAAGGCCACGGGAGTAA